From Pedobacter indicus, a single genomic window includes:
- the hutI gene encoding imidazolonepropionase: MDEMKIIGPFKQLTALADLPLRGAIADEQLEVIAKGAVVVNSDGLIEAVGEFETLRTSYPTAKLEEIEEPMVLMPGFIDCHTHIAFGGSRARDYAMRVAGKTYLEIAKAGGGIWDTVTQTRSATEEELIKNTVSRAAKHLREGVTTIEVKSGYGLNVDDEIKILNAIHSANQLTKADLISTCLAAHMKPKDFDGGQKEYLNYLLDELLPLVKEQKLSERIDIFVEDSAFDTVHADYFLSKVAQLGFDIAVHADQFSTGGSALALKHKARSADHLEASTEKEIEPFVSSDTVAVVLPGASVGLGMNFAPARKLLDAGACMAIASDWNPGSAPMGSLLVQASILGAFEKLSMTETLAGLTYRAAHALNLKDRGKIKKGYLADMQAFPCEDYREILYHQGQLKPQIIWKTGTRI, from the coding sequence ATGGACGAAATGAAAATCATTGGTCCCTTTAAGCAACTAACTGCTTTGGCAGATCTGCCTCTTCGAGGAGCTATTGCTGATGAGCAATTGGAGGTTATTGCAAAGGGCGCTGTTGTGGTGAACTCAGATGGTCTGATTGAAGCGGTAGGCGAATTTGAGACGCTGAGAACCTCCTACCCAACTGCTAAACTGGAAGAAATAGAGGAACCCATGGTTCTTATGCCGGGCTTTATCGACTGCCATACACACATTGCTTTCGGAGGCAGTCGGGCCAGGGATTATGCGATGCGTGTCGCCGGAAAAACCTATTTGGAAATAGCTAAAGCTGGTGGTGGTATTTGGGACACCGTTACTCAAACCCGATCTGCAACAGAAGAAGAGTTAATAAAGAATACGGTATCGAGGGCGGCCAAACATTTACGTGAGGGCGTGACCACCATCGAAGTTAAAAGTGGTTATGGTCTGAATGTCGACGATGAAATAAAAATATTAAATGCTATTCACTCTGCCAACCAACTGACCAAAGCTGACCTGATAAGCACCTGTCTTGCGGCCCATATGAAACCAAAGGATTTTGATGGCGGGCAAAAGGAGTACCTCAATTATTTATTGGACGAGCTGCTCCCGCTTGTAAAAGAACAGAAACTCAGCGAACGGATTGATATTTTTGTAGAAGACTCTGCATTCGATACGGTACATGCAGACTATTTTCTGTCTAAGGTAGCTCAGCTAGGTTTTGATATAGCGGTTCATGCTGATCAATTCAGCACGGGAGGGTCAGCGCTCGCATTAAAACATAAAGCACGATCAGCCGATCATTTAGAAGCTTCAACCGAAAAAGAGATCGAACCGTTCGTTTCATCAGATACGGTAGCAGTTGTATTGCCGGGAGCCTCAGTGGGCTTGGGTATGAATTTCGCCCCTGCGAGAAAATTATTGGACGCCGGTGCGTGCATGGCTATCGCCAGCGACTGGAACCCAGGTTCCGCACCGATGGGGTCATTGTTAGTCCAGGCCAGTATTTTAGGGGCATTTGAGAAGCTGTCTATGACCGAAACGCTGGCAGGCTTAACCTATCGTGCGGCACATGCGCTGAACCTAAAAGACAGAGGAAAAATTAAGAAAGGCTATTTAGCTGATATGCAAGCCTTTCCTTGCGAGGATTATCGAGAGATTCTCTATCACCAAGGACAATTGAAACCCCAAATTATATGGAAAACAGGAACACGAATATGA
- the hutG gene encoding formimidoylglutamase produces the protein MENRNTNMIDSNFYSTANEGSWFARIDGFDENQLRWHQSVEAIDIRKLKRAEGQNNIAILGFASDEGVQRNKGRVGAAKAPERIRRLCSSLPMIEGVKIYDAGDVSCYEEQLEKAQQQLAVAVGKLLSHGYTPLLLGGGHEIVYGHYKGVKQSFSSEKVGIISFDAHFDLRKPDSKGVNSGTGFWQIAEASNHAPLDYLAIGIQKASNTRELFEEADKLQASYIFDSEFNPTQIDYLRKKIASFCDKVDKVYLTIDMDAFSSAYAPGVSASNPKGLTPDFVFDDCLRGIFSTGKVVSIDVAEVNPNFDLDNRTSKLAARLISDMLNLLSG, from the coding sequence ATGGAAAACAGGAACACGAATATGATAGATTCAAATTTTTATTCAACAGCAAACGAAGGATCGTGGTTTGCTCGCATTGATGGTTTTGATGAAAACCAGCTGCGCTGGCATCAGAGCGTGGAGGCGATCGACATCAGGAAGCTAAAGCGAGCTGAAGGACAAAATAATATCGCCATTTTGGGCTTTGCCAGTGATGAAGGTGTACAGAGGAATAAAGGACGTGTTGGCGCTGCAAAAGCCCCCGAGCGAATTCGTCGGCTCTGCAGCAGCCTACCCATGATCGAGGGGGTGAAGATCTACGATGCGGGGGATGTTTCCTGTTATGAAGAGCAGCTGGAAAAAGCACAGCAACAGCTGGCCGTGGCTGTTGGGAAGCTTCTAAGTCATGGTTATACGCCGCTCTTGCTGGGTGGTGGTCATGAAATTGTGTATGGACATTATAAGGGGGTTAAGCAAAGTTTCTCTTCTGAGAAAGTCGGCATAATCAGTTTCGATGCACACTTCGATCTCAGGAAACCGGACAGTAAAGGCGTGAACTCGGGTACTGGATTTTGGCAAATTGCAGAAGCTTCGAATCATGCTCCGTTAGACTATTTAGCGATCGGGATTCAAAAAGCCAGCAATACAAGAGAGCTTTTCGAAGAGGCAGACAAGCTGCAGGCTTCCTACATTTTTGATAGCGAATTTAATCCGACACAAATTGACTATCTCAGGAAAAAGATTGCTAGCTTTTGTGACAAGGTTGATAAAGTATACCTCACGATTGATATGGATGCCTTTTCCTCTGCTTACGCTCCGGGAGTAAGCGCTTCAAATCCAAAAGGGCTCACACCCGACTTCGTTTTTGATGATTGCCTGAGGGGTATTTTCTCAACCGGGAAGGTGGTATCGATTGATGTAGCTGAGGTAAACCCAAATTTTGATCTAGACAACCGTACGTCCAAACTTGCTGCACGTTTAATATCTGATATGCTTAATCTTCTTTCAGGGTAA
- a CDS encoding MBL fold metallo-hydrolase: MKRRDFIQNASLTAALLSFSTKSAWAALMRPQDYNFMTLRDSIGIFTEAGGTIGWLDADEGYLVIDAQFPHSAAHLIAELKKLGSKPFSYLINTHHHGDHTAGNIAFKGLVGKVVAHNNSLINQKAVAKKSGKESEQLYPDTVFTESWELKTGKEFIKAHYFGAGHTNGDAIVHFQNANIVHMGDLVFNRRYPFIDKSAGADIASWIQVLQKAMDTFDRDTLFIFGHSLDPEKVVGGQADLKAFQDYLSSLLEVVSSKIKAGESREEIMKIASIPGASEWQGDGIERSLDAAYQELTQ, encoded by the coding sequence ATGAAAAGACGTGATTTTATTCAGAATGCGAGTCTGACAGCAGCGTTGTTGTCTTTCAGTACAAAAAGTGCGTGGGCTGCTCTCATGCGACCTCAAGATTATAACTTCATGACCTTGCGAGATAGCATAGGCATCTTTACAGAAGCAGGAGGTACCATAGGTTGGTTAGACGCCGATGAGGGGTACCTTGTCATAGACGCTCAGTTCCCTCACTCAGCCGCCCACCTCATAGCAGAACTGAAGAAATTAGGATCCAAGCCCTTTAGCTATTTAATTAACACGCATCATCACGGTGATCATACCGCCGGTAACATCGCGTTCAAAGGTTTGGTAGGCAAAGTAGTGGCTCATAACAACTCGTTAATTAATCAGAAGGCTGTAGCGAAAAAATCGGGCAAGGAAAGTGAACAACTCTATCCCGATACCGTTTTTACAGAAAGCTGGGAGTTGAAAACCGGAAAAGAATTTATCAAAGCTCATTATTTTGGTGCAGGACACACCAATGGAGATGCGATTGTTCATTTTCAAAATGCGAACATCGTGCATATGGGCGATTTAGTTTTCAACCGCCGCTATCCTTTTATCGATAAGTCGGCAGGGGCGGATATTGCCAGTTGGATTCAAGTTTTACAAAAGGCGATGGACACTTTTGACCGTGATACACTTTTTATCTTTGGACATAGCCTTGATCCCGAGAAGGTTGTTGGAGGCCAGGCCGACCTCAAAGCATTTCAGGACTATTTAAGCTCTTTGCTTGAGGTGGTAAGCAGTAAAATTAAGGCGGGGGAAAGCCGCGAAGAAATAATGAAAATAGCAAGCATACCCGGCGCGTCTGAATGGCAGGGCGATGGGATTGAACGAAGCTTGGATGCCGCGTATCAGGAATTAACTCAATAA
- a CDS encoding DNA polymerase III subunit gamma/tau — translation MDSFIVSARKYRPATFETVVGQQHITGTLKNAIKNNQLAQAFLFCGPRGVGKTTCARILAKTINCENLTSEVEACGTCDSCKAFQNGSSFNVHELDAASNNSVEDIRSLIEQVRIPPQTGRYKIYIIDEVHMLSAQAFNAFLKTLEEPPAYAKFILATTEKHKILPTILSRCQIFDFNRIRVEDIAGHLESIAQKEAVSYDQDGLHLIAQKADGGLRDALSMFDQLVSFSNKNLSYQAVIDNLNVLDYDYYFKLTQAIVDEDSSRCLLLFNEVLSKGFDGSHFIAGLASHFRNLLVAKDMETVKLLEVSKTIKDRYLSQAEKTSQGLLLSALNIANQCEINYKTSRNQRLQVELALLKMCHISSAVQLSRQSIMNEESGESAKKKTSITKSPDQTETSNPVTTAKQSPVAPPSSVASSSENKDSSVSPSPQSEVVPPTRPKLVIPKLTDINLGSKIPNLNTVFDEKRDSGSKNKDPEYVQGTAEEPFGQEEFLKLWTEFSRTIKDQGKISLFTLMTANKPVLKENYMVDVIVENQIQQQLLVESKIEILNYIRQNLNNFKVDLIPVLQKSPTVRKPVTDAEKYQAMVAKNPMLDQLRKEFNLGFD, via the coding sequence ATGGATAGTTTTATTGTTTCAGCGCGGAAATACCGTCCGGCAACCTTTGAAACCGTTGTTGGGCAACAACACATAACCGGAACCTTAAAGAACGCGATCAAGAATAATCAGTTGGCACAAGCCTTCCTGTTTTGTGGTCCGAGAGGTGTAGGAAAGACCACTTGTGCTCGTATCCTGGCTAAAACAATAAATTGTGAAAATCTAACCTCCGAGGTCGAAGCTTGTGGTACCTGTGATAGTTGCAAAGCTTTTCAAAATGGTTCCTCTTTTAATGTTCATGAGTTAGATGCCGCATCGAACAATTCTGTGGAAGATATCAGGAGCTTGATTGAACAGGTGCGGATTCCTCCTCAGACCGGAAGATATAAGATTTATATCATTGATGAGGTTCATATGCTATCTGCTCAGGCTTTCAATGCATTTTTAAAGACATTGGAAGAACCTCCTGCGTATGCGAAGTTTATTTTAGCTACCACCGAAAAACATAAAATTCTCCCTACTATTCTTTCTCGTTGTCAGATATTCGATTTTAATCGAATCCGCGTTGAGGATATTGCTGGTCATCTCGAAAGTATTGCGCAAAAAGAGGCTGTGAGTTATGATCAGGATGGCCTTCATCTAATTGCACAAAAAGCCGATGGCGGTTTACGTGACGCATTGTCCATGTTTGATCAACTGGTAAGCTTTTCTAATAAGAATTTAAGCTATCAGGCTGTTATTGACAATCTGAACGTATTAGATTATGATTACTATTTTAAATTGACACAGGCGATTGTTGATGAGGATAGCTCAAGGTGCCTGTTATTGTTCAATGAAGTTCTTTCAAAAGGGTTTGACGGTAGTCACTTTATAGCTGGGTTGGCCAGTCATTTCCGGAATCTCTTGGTCGCGAAAGATATGGAAACTGTGAAACTTCTAGAGGTAAGTAAGACCATCAAAGATCGGTACCTTAGCCAGGCTGAAAAAACTAGTCAGGGCCTACTGTTGTCGGCATTGAACATTGCTAATCAATGTGAAATAAATTATAAAACCAGCAGAAATCAACGATTGCAGGTAGAGCTGGCTCTATTGAAGATGTGTCATATCAGTTCGGCTGTCCAGCTTAGCAGGCAATCAATCATGAACGAAGAAAGCGGCGAGTCCGCTAAAAAAAAAACTTCCATAACGAAGTCGCCTGATCAAACTGAAACTTCTAATCCGGTTACCACGGCAAAGCAGAGCCCAGTCGCACCTCCATCAAGCGTTGCGTCATCATCAGAAAACAAAGATTCATCAGTGTCTCCTTCACCACAGAGTGAGGTGGTGCCTCCAACGAGACCCAAGCTTGTTATCCCTAAATTGACCGATATCAACTTAGGTTCCAAAATTCCAAACCTCAATACCGTTTTTGACGAAAAGAGAGATAGCGGCTCGAAGAACAAAGACCCCGAATACGTTCAAGGGACGGCAGAAGAGCCTTTTGGTCAAGAAGAATTTTTAAAACTCTGGACTGAGTTTTCCCGAACAATCAAGGATCAAGGCAAAATAAGCCTTTTCACACTGATGACTGCTAATAAGCCGGTACTAAAGGAAAACTATATGGTAGACGTTATCGTAGAGAACCAGATCCAGCAGCAGCTTTTAGTCGAGTCGAAAATAGAAATTTTGAATTATATCCGCCAAAATCTGAATAACTTTAAGGTCGACCTTATTCCTGTCCTCCAAAAGTCGCCAACTGTAAGAAAGCCTGTGACCGACGCGGAGAAATACCAGGCAATGGTGGCAAAAAATCCGATGCTCGATCAGTTAAGAAAGGAATTTAATTTAGGTTTTGATTAA
- a CDS encoding OmpA family protein, translated as MKTLTISLLALASFCMVACNQNSSQTNNSADSTDIGPSMNDSIVNTDNPPASRDLSAQPEVDLSQSALTYTETNTQMKLVLPNADVFEEGSAEFKEGYEATLQETLNVINDRGFGKVLVSGNTGRGGDEAANKSLSSERAIKVTKWLKDKGLKKEVSVTSQGVGSQYPMIAYELKDGSPNPQADGLNNRTEITFRKSQLASQ; from the coding sequence ATGAAAACCTTAACGATTTCACTTCTTGCTTTGGCCAGTTTTTGCATGGTAGCATGTAACCAAAACAGCAGTCAAACAAATAATAGCGCAGACTCTACTGATATAGGGCCTTCAATGAATGATTCCATTGTAAATACGGACAATCCTCCTGCATCAAGGGACTTATCGGCTCAGCCAGAAGTAGACTTGTCACAAAGTGCGCTTACCTATACGGAAACCAATACACAGATGAAGCTGGTTCTTCCCAATGCTGATGTATTTGAAGAAGGTAGTGCCGAATTTAAGGAAGGCTATGAAGCCACGCTCCAGGAGACTTTAAATGTCATCAATGACCGAGGATTCGGAAAGGTTCTGGTATCAGGGAACACAGGACGTGGTGGCGATGAGGCAGCCAACAAATCGCTATCCTCTGAACGGGCTATCAAAGTGACCAAATGGCTGAAGGACAAAGGTCTTAAAAAAGAGGTTAGTGTTACCTCACAGGGTGTTGGGTCACAATATCCGATGATTGCTTATGAATTGAAAGACGGCTCACCTAACCCACAAGCCGATGGTTTGAACAACCGGACAGAAATAACCTTCCGGAAGTCACAACTTGCATCACAATAA
- the rpsF gene encoding 30S ribosomal protein S6 produces the protein MQQYETVIILTPLLSEEVAKETITKFSTFLTENGAEIIQEDNWGLKKLAYPIEKKSTGFFHLTEFKAPGDLISKLELQYKRDERIMRFLTIALDKHAIAYNEKKRSGAFNKKPKTEEAAK, from the coding sequence ATGCAACAGTACGAAACCGTAATCATTCTTACCCCGTTGTTGTCAGAAGAAGTGGCTAAAGAAACTATTACAAAGTTTAGCACTTTCTTAACTGAGAACGGAGCCGAAATTATCCAAGAAGATAATTGGGGTTTGAAAAAATTAGCGTATCCGATTGAGAAAAAATCAACCGGATTCTTCCACCTAACTGAATTTAAGGCTCCAGGTGATTTAATTAGCAAACTGGAACTTCAGTATAAGCGTGATGAGCGCATTATGCGTTTCCTAACCATTGCTTTAGATAAACATGCGATCGCTTACAACGAGAAAAAACGTAGCGGTGCTTTTAACAAGAAACCAAAAACTGAGGAGGCTGCAAAATAA
- the rpsR gene encoding 30S ribosomal protein S18: protein MAREQKIQYVTAPKVDDNRKKYCRFKKNGIKYIDYKDANFLLKFVNDQGKLLPRRLTGTSLKFQRKVAQAVKRARHIGLLPYVADSLK from the coding sequence ATGGCAAGAGAACAAAAAATTCAGTATGTTACTGCTCCCAAGGTGGATGATAACCGTAAAAAATATTGTCGTTTCAAAAAGAATGGCATTAAATATATCGATTATAAAGACGCAAACTTTTTATTGAAGTTCGTTAACGATCAGGGTAAACTTTTACCAAGACGCTTGACTGGAACTTCGTTGAAATTTCAACGTAAAGTAGCACAGGCTGTTAAACGTGCTCGCCACATCGGTCTATTACCTTATGTTGCAGATTCATTAAAATAA
- the rplI gene encoding 50S ribosomal protein L9: protein MEIILKQDIKKLGEKDDIVVVKPGYGRNYLIPQGFAELATPSAKKVLAENIRQAQFKQDKIKQDAEALAGKLESVKLTIGAKAGESGKIFGSVNTIQIADALKKEGYEVDRRRITFEEEPKVIGEYIANLNLHKEVKVQVPFEVVAE from the coding sequence ATGGAAATTATTTTAAAACAAGATATTAAAAAACTTGGCGAAAAGGATGATATCGTTGTAGTTAAGCCCGGATACGGACGCAACTATCTGATTCCTCAAGGTTTTGCTGAATTAGCTACTCCGTCTGCAAAGAAAGTTTTAGCTGAGAACATCAGACAAGCACAATTCAAACAAGATAAAATTAAACAAGACGCAGAAGCTTTAGCTGGCAAACTTGAATCTGTAAAATTAACTATCGGGGCAAAAGCCGGCGAAAGCGGCAAGATATTCGGGTCGGTTAATACAATTCAAATTGCTGATGCCCTTAAGAAAGAAGGCTATGAAGTTGACCGTCGTCGCATTACTTTCGAAGAAGAGCCTAAAGTTATCGGTGAGTACATCGCTAACTTAAACTTACACAAAGAAGTAAAGGTTCAGGTTCCTTTTGAAGTAGTTGCTGAATAA
- the mtgA gene encoding monofunctional biosynthetic peptidoglycan transglycosylase has product MAKRKSRKKKKSTKKRILKILLKSIIYFVVISVVWVMLYRFVNPPITWLMVQRNLQSIENTKPPVARKWIKYEDLSENLKRAVIASEDARFIQHAGFDKKAIREAFKKNQAGGSLRGGSTISQQTAKNVFLWPQRSWVRKGLEAWFTILIEALWGKKRILEVYLNVIEMGPNLYGAESATQYYFNKSAKSLTKRQAALIAAVLPNPLRWSPAKPTKYISNRAYRIVRYMPHSAIPE; this is encoded by the coding sequence ATGGCAAAACGAAAATCAAGAAAAAAGAAAAAGAGCACGAAGAAGCGAATTCTTAAAATCTTGCTAAAAAGCATTATTTATTTCGTTGTAATCAGCGTAGTATGGGTAATGCTCTATCGTTTTGTTAATCCGCCTATAACATGGCTGATGGTTCAAAGAAATCTTCAGTCGATAGAAAACACAAAGCCTCCGGTTGCACGAAAATGGATAAAATACGAAGATCTTTCTGAAAACTTAAAACGAGCTGTGATAGCTAGCGAAGACGCCCGCTTTATACAACATGCAGGTTTTGACAAAAAAGCCATTCGGGAAGCTTTCAAAAAAAATCAGGCAGGTGGATCGCTCCGCGGCGGCAGTACAATCAGTCAGCAAACTGCTAAAAATGTTTTCCTTTGGCCACAACGCTCCTGGGTAAGAAAAGGTCTGGAAGCTTGGTTTACTATTCTAATTGAAGCCCTGTGGGGTAAAAAACGTATTCTCGAGGTCTATTTGAATGTTATTGAAATGGGGCCGAACCTGTACGGTGCTGAGTCGGCAACTCAATATTATTTTAATAAATCAGCCAAAAGTCTAACAAAGCGACAAGCAGCGCTGATCGCAGCAGTGCTTCCTAACCCGCTAAGGTGGTCACCAGCAAAGCCCACAAAGTACATTAGCAATCGTGCATATCGCATTGTACGCTATATGCCTCATAGTGCCATCCCTGAATAG
- a CDS encoding ABC transporter ATPase, with protein sequence MERIWIYQSDRELSETEVGLANNKLQEFAAQWKAHGKELAARAEIRYNRFIILFLNESVEAASGCSIDSSVRFLKAIENELGVNLFDRMQTAYFDGDQVKAASRTELEALLSAGEINQDTLVFDNTVQSSEELAKRWIVPIKDSWQGRMFNIS encoded by the coding sequence ATGGAGCGTATTTGGATCTATCAGTCAGACAGAGAACTTTCAGAAACAGAAGTAGGTCTGGCAAATAATAAACTACAAGAATTTGCGGCACAGTGGAAAGCCCACGGTAAGGAACTCGCCGCGCGCGCTGAAATTCGTTATAACCGCTTTATCATTTTGTTTTTGAATGAATCCGTGGAAGCCGCTTCAGGTTGTTCTATAGACTCGTCCGTTCGTTTTCTAAAAGCCATCGAGAATGAGTTGGGGGTCAATTTATTTGATCGGATGCAGACCGCTTATTTCGATGGAGATCAGGTGAAAGCGGCCTCACGCACCGAACTAGAAGCATTGTTGTCGGCTGGTGAAATAAACCAAGATACACTGGTTTTTGATAATACCGTACAGAGTAGTGAGGAGCTAGCCAAACGCTGGATCGTTCCTATCAAAGATAGTTGGCAAGGCCGGATGTTCAATATCAGCTGA
- a CDS encoding heavy-metal-associated domain-containing protein, with amino-acid sequence MENQTLQFKTNLNCGGCVSKVQSDLDQTVGEGKWDVDIDNSDKVLTVKSDGVTESEVIAIVESKGFKAEPLAAE; translated from the coding sequence ATGGAAAATCAAACTCTTCAATTTAAAACAAACCTCAATTGTGGCGGATGTGTCTCAAAGGTACAGTCTGATTTGGATCAGACCGTAGGCGAGGGGAAATGGGATGTTGATATCGATAATAGTGATAAGGTGCTTACAGTGAAGTCAGATGGTGTAACTGAAAGCGAAGTAATTGCTATTGTGGAAAGCAAAGGCTTCAAAGCCGAGCCGCTTGCCGCAGAGTAG
- a CDS encoding heavy metal translocating P-type ATPase, with protein MINNQQKNNETTINETIKDSFPVLGMTCASCASSAESIVKHAPGVVEASVNFATGNLAVEYQPGITDPEALRQAVQSVGYDLLLKDESKQQETLENIHEKTYKDLRKRTVWAVVLSLPVAVIGMFFMNIPYANEIMWILSTPVVLWLGRSFFVNAWKQAKHRSANMDTLVALSTGIAYVFSVFNLFFPEFWLERGLEAHVYFEAAAVIVAFILLGRLLEEKAKGNTSTAIKKLMGLQPKTVIVMQKDGSEQSVAIEDVKPGDVILVKPGEKIAVDGMLVSGSSYVDESMLSGEPVPVLKTQNEKVFAGTINQKGSFSFEATKVGKETMLAQIIKMVQDAQGSKAPVQKLVDKIAGVFVPVVIGIALLTFILWLILGGESGVVHGLLAAVTVLVIACPCALGLATPTAIMVGVGKGAENGILIKDAESLESAKKVDAIVLDKTGTITEGKPEVTDVYWLNEDSTTKDILFTLEKQSEHPLADAVVNYLTDASAKSLRGFESITGKGAKAIFADTPYYVGNRKLMSENSIDIDAGLKKKADEWSKSSKTVIWFSNDKTALAVLAISDQIKKTSVAAIEQMQNMGIDLYMLTGDNEATANAIAKETGIDHYKAEVLPQHKADFIKDLQNKGKVVAMVGDGINDSTALATADVSIAMGKGSDIAMDVAKMTIISSDLNKIPQAILLSRQTVATIKQNLFWAFIYNLIGIPIAAGILYPINGFLLNPMIAGAAMALSSVSVVSNSLRLKWKK; from the coding sequence ATGATAAATAATCAACAAAAAAATAACGAAACAACTATTAACGAGACAATTAAGGACTCGTTCCCGGTATTGGGAATGACCTGTGCTTCCTGTGCAAGTAGTGCAGAAAGTATCGTTAAGCACGCTCCGGGGGTTGTTGAGGCTTCGGTCAACTTTGCCACAGGAAACCTAGCCGTGGAATATCAACCCGGTATCACAGATCCTGAAGCACTTCGGCAGGCTGTTCAGTCTGTTGGTTACGATTTGCTGTTGAAAGACGAATCAAAACAGCAAGAAACGTTAGAAAATATTCACGAGAAAACATATAAGGATCTAAGGAAACGGACGGTTTGGGCTGTTGTACTCTCTCTCCCGGTGGCAGTGATCGGAATGTTCTTTATGAATATCCCATATGCCAATGAAATCATGTGGATATTGTCAACTCCGGTGGTACTCTGGTTGGGTCGGAGCTTTTTCGTAAATGCTTGGAAACAAGCAAAGCACAGATCGGCAAATATGGATACACTGGTAGCTTTAAGTACCGGTATTGCCTATGTCTTTAGTGTTTTCAACCTGTTCTTTCCCGAGTTTTGGCTGGAAAGAGGATTGGAAGCTCATGTTTACTTCGAAGCAGCAGCTGTTATTGTTGCGTTTATTCTCCTCGGTAGATTATTGGAAGAAAAAGCGAAGGGGAATACCTCGACTGCTATCAAGAAATTAATGGGTTTGCAGCCAAAAACTGTGATCGTTATGCAGAAAGATGGTTCAGAACAGAGCGTAGCGATTGAAGATGTAAAACCCGGCGATGTTATTTTAGTAAAACCTGGAGAGAAGATCGCGGTAGACGGAATGCTTGTGTCTGGTAGTTCTTATGTCGACGAGAGTATGCTGAGTGGTGAGCCTGTACCAGTTCTGAAAACTCAAAATGAAAAGGTATTCGCTGGTACGATTAACCAAAAAGGAAGCTTTAGTTTTGAGGCGACCAAGGTTGGTAAAGAAACAATGCTTGCTCAGATTATCAAAATGGTACAGGATGCGCAAGGCAGCAAGGCTCCCGTCCAAAAGTTGGTTGATAAGATCGCCGGTGTGTTCGTTCCCGTAGTGATTGGTATTGCTTTATTGACTTTTATACTTTGGTTAATCCTTGGAGGTGAAAGTGGCGTAGTGCACGGATTGTTAGCTGCGGTTACCGTTTTGGTTATTGCGTGCCCTTGTGCGCTTGGGCTGGCTACTCCAACGGCAATTATGGTCGGTGTAGGTAAAGGAGCCGAAAACGGAATCCTTATTAAAGACGCTGAAAGCCTCGAATCAGCAAAAAAAGTAGATGCTATTGTACTGGATAAGACGGGGACAATCACGGAAGGTAAACCTGAAGTAACTGATGTATACTGGTTGAACGAGGATAGTACCACAAAGGATATCCTTTTTACTCTTGAAAAGCAATCGGAACACCCTTTAGCAGATGCTGTGGTTAATTATTTGACCGATGCATCAGCCAAGTCACTGAGAGGTTTTGAGAGTATTACCGGTAAGGGCGCAAAAGCTATTTTTGCTGATACCCCCTATTACGTAGGTAATAGAAAGCTAATGTCCGAAAATAGCATTGATATCGATGCTGGCTTGAAGAAAAAAGCAGATGAATGGAGTAAAAGCTCGAAAACAGTTATTTGGTTCTCAAATGATAAAACGGCATTGGCTGTGCTGGCTATATCTGACCAAATCAAAAAGACTTCCGTAGCAGCGATTGAGCAAATGCAAAATATGGGAATTGACTTGTACATGCTTACGGGCGACAATGAAGCAACAGCCAATGCAATTGCCAAAGAGACTGGTATAGATCATTACAAGGCAGAGGTGTTGCCACAACATAAAGCCGATTTTATTAAAGATTTGCAAAATAAAGGGAAGGTCGTAGCAATGGTTGGTGACGGTATAAATGATAGTACCGCGTTAGCAACAGCGGATGTGAGCATTGCCATGGGAAAAGGGAGTGACATCGCTATGGACGTAGCGAAGATGACGATTATTTCTTCCGATCTGAATAAAATACCACAAGCCATTTTGCTGTCCAGGCAAACCGTTGCTACCATCAAACAGAACTTATTCTGGGCTTTTATATACAATTTGATTGGTATTCCAATTGCTGCCGGTATCCTTTATCCGATTAACGGCTTCTTATTAAACCCGATGATTGCCGGGGCGGCAATGGCTTTGAGTAGCGTTAGTGTGGTAAGCAATAGCTTGCGACTAAAGTGGAAAAAGTAA